Proteins from one Gemmatimonadales bacterium genomic window:
- a CDS encoding multidrug efflux RND transporter permease subunit codes for MSTPSPLPPTEREYLFIRRPVTAAVISIVIVLLGLFAIRTLPIARFPQITPPSIQVTAVFPGATAEDVAQAVAAPIEQQLSGLNGLLYFKSANSSDGVMNLEIVFDISRDQDLAAVDVQNAVKLAEPQLPEEVRRNGIVIQKSQSDILMVGSLTSDDPNHNIEFITNYAKLYVEDELKRIPGVGNAQAFGGREFAMQISLDPDRMARLGVTVQEVAAAIRDQNATNPAGRLGRQPSPESTQLTFAVTTRGRLATAAQFDSVVVRARTDGSLIRVSDVGSATLGARSYDATGRLNGKPTTNFLVNQRPGANALDVKQAIDDRMAELSRTFPPGFRWQAAFDTTPFIRESITEVVKTLLEAMVLVTLVVFIFLQSWRATVIPLLAVPVSIIGTFLGLQALGMSINTLTLFGLVLAIGIVVDDAIVVIENVERIMAEEHVPPREAANRAMRQVSGALVAIVLVLCAVFVPVAFIGGVTGEFYKQFAVTIVISVVLSGIVALTLTPALCAVMLTHSNEDSTNKYARKFNAWFHRVTDRYLGGVGRLVGRPRRWLAVFAVMTVLTAVLARRVPTGFLPTEDKGFFVISIQLPDAASLPRTEAFVEQVEAMLAREPAVTNITAMVGLDILTRATQTNSATMFVRLAPWKERSADQSVDAILARTNGALWGMKEGIAFGFNFPEVPGLGTSAGLELNLQARTGSDIRQFAQQARAFVADANALPEIQGANTNIRADVPQVYVEIDRDAAAAKGVSIGAISSTMQALLSTLYVNDFNLYGRTWRVQADAGAPFRQHPEDISRLYVRGHGGDMVPLGSLIRTEMRTGPSMVTRFNGFPSAMVTATPKPGKSSGEMLDAVDRLVAEKYAAEGIGSALSGQSFQERRTSGEAGLVFVLGLILVFLVLAALYESWAIPFAVVLGVPFGVAGAYLGVWLRGIPSDIYFTVGLITVVGLAAKNAILIVEFATALRRKGLAVREAALQAARERFRPILMTSFAFILGVLPLVVSGGAGAAGRHSLGTGVFFGMLAATMIGVFFIPLFFFVIQRLTERKHSVPASAAEGRS; via the coding sequence ATGAGTACGCCGAGCCCACTCCCGCCAACCGAGCGGGAGTACCTGTTCATCCGGCGACCCGTCACGGCCGCCGTGATCTCGATCGTGATCGTCCTGCTGGGGCTGTTCGCGATACGTACCTTGCCGATTGCGCGGTTCCCGCAGATCACGCCGCCCTCGATTCAGGTCACGGCTGTGTTCCCGGGCGCAACCGCAGAAGACGTGGCCCAGGCGGTCGCGGCTCCGATCGAGCAGCAACTCTCAGGACTCAACGGGCTGCTCTACTTCAAGTCGGCCAACTCGTCCGATGGCGTCATGAACCTGGAGATCGTGTTCGACATCTCGCGCGACCAGGATCTGGCCGCCGTCGACGTCCAGAACGCGGTCAAACTCGCCGAGCCGCAGCTCCCGGAGGAGGTCCGCCGCAACGGCATCGTGATTCAGAAGTCGCAGAGCGACATTCTGATGGTCGGGTCGCTGACCTCCGACGACCCCAATCACAACATCGAGTTCATTACCAACTACGCCAAGCTGTACGTCGAAGACGAGCTGAAGCGAATTCCCGGCGTCGGCAACGCCCAGGCCTTTGGCGGGCGCGAGTTTGCCATGCAGATCAGCCTGGATCCTGATCGAATGGCGCGCCTGGGCGTCACGGTCCAGGAAGTGGCCGCCGCAATTCGGGATCAGAACGCCACCAACCCGGCGGGGCGCCTGGGCCGACAGCCTTCGCCCGAGTCGACCCAGCTGACCTTTGCCGTGACCACCCGGGGCCGGCTCGCGACTGCTGCGCAGTTCGACAGCGTGGTGGTGCGGGCCCGAACCGACGGCTCGCTGATTCGAGTAAGCGATGTCGGCAGCGCCACCCTGGGCGCCCGCAGCTACGACGCGACCGGTCGCCTGAACGGCAAACCGACCACCAACTTCCTGGTCAACCAGCGGCCGGGCGCCAACGCCCTCGACGTCAAACAGGCCATCGACGATCGGATGGCGGAGTTGAGTCGGACCTTCCCGCCCGGCTTCCGATGGCAGGCGGCGTTCGATACCACCCCGTTCATTCGGGAGTCGATCACCGAAGTCGTCAAGACCCTGCTCGAGGCGATGGTGCTGGTCACGCTGGTCGTCTTCATCTTCTTGCAGAGCTGGCGCGCCACCGTGATTCCGCTGCTGGCCGTTCCCGTCAGTATCATCGGCACCTTCCTTGGCCTCCAGGCCCTGGGCATGTCGATCAATACGCTGACCCTGTTCGGCCTGGTGCTCGCCATCGGTATCGTGGTCGACGACGCGATCGTGGTGATCGAGAATGTCGAACGCATCATGGCCGAAGAACACGTGCCTCCGCGCGAGGCCGCCAATCGAGCCATGCGGCAGGTGTCCGGCGCGCTGGTGGCCATCGTGCTGGTGCTCTGTGCGGTGTTCGTGCCTGTTGCCTTCATCGGCGGGGTAACCGGCGAGTTCTACAAGCAGTTTGCCGTGACCATCGTGATCTCGGTGGTGCTGTCGGGCATCGTGGCGTTGACGCTGACACCGGCCCTGTGCGCCGTGATGCTGACTCACTCCAACGAAGACAGCACCAACAAGTACGCTCGGAAGTTCAACGCCTGGTTCCACCGGGTTACCGATCGCTACCTGGGCGGCGTCGGTCGTCTGGTCGGCCGGCCCCGGCGCTGGCTGGCTGTCTTTGCCGTGATGACGGTCCTCACCGCCGTGCTCGCTCGTCGGGTCCCGACCGGGTTCCTGCCAACCGAGGACAAGGGCTTCTTCGTGATCTCGATCCAGCTGCCGGACGCGGCGTCCCTGCCCCGGACCGAGGCATTTGTGGAACAGGTCGAAGCGATGCTGGCCCGGGAACCTGCCGTCACCAACATTACGGCCATGGTCGGGCTCGACATCCTGACCCGAGCCACCCAGACCAACAGCGCCACCATGTTCGTGCGCCTGGCACCCTGGAAGGAGCGGAGTGCGGATCAGAGCGTCGACGCGATCCTGGCCCGTACCAACGGCGCCCTCTGGGGCATGAAGGAAGGGATTGCGTTCGGCTTCAACTTCCCCGAGGTCCCCGGCTTGGGCACGTCGGCGGGCCTGGAGCTCAACCTGCAGGCGCGGACCGGCAGCGACATCCGCCAGTTTGCGCAGCAGGCACGCGCCTTCGTCGCGGATGCCAACGCGCTGCCCGAGATCCAGGGCGCCAACACCAACATCCGCGCCGATGTTCCGCAGGTCTACGTCGAGATCGACCGGGACGCCGCCGCAGCGAAGGGCGTCAGTATCGGTGCGATTTCGTCGACGATGCAGGCTCTCCTGTCGACGCTCTATGTCAACGATTTCAACCTCTACGGCCGAACCTGGCGGGTTCAGGCCGACGCCGGAGCGCCGTTCCGCCAGCACCCGGAGGATATCTCCCGTCTCTACGTCCGGGGCCACGGCGGCGACATGGTGCCATTGGGCTCGCTGATTCGAACCGAGATGCGCACCGGGCCAAGCATGGTGACCCGATTCAACGGATTCCCCTCCGCCATGGTGACGGCCACCCCGAAACCAGGCAAGAGTTCAGGGGAGATGCTCGATGCAGTCGATCGGCTGGTGGCCGAGAAGTACGCAGCCGAGGGAATCGGATCGGCCTTGAGCGGGCAGTCGTTCCAGGAGCGGCGTACCAGCGGCGAAGCCGGGTTGGTCTTCGTCCTGGGCCTGATCCTGGTCTTCCTGGTGCTTGCTGCGCTGTACGAAAGCTGGGCGATTCCTTTCGCGGTCGTGCTCGGCGTGCCCTTCGGAGTGGCCGGCGCCTACCTGGGCGTCTGGCTGCGCGGCATACCCAGCGACATCTACTTCACGGTCGGCTTGATCACCGTGGTCGGGCTGGCGGCCAAGAACGCGATCCTGATCGTCGAGTTCGCGACCGCGCTCCGACGGAAGGGCCTCGCCGTTCGGGAGGCGGCCTTGCAGGCAGCGCGAGAGCGCTTCCGCCCCATTCTGATGACCTCGTTCGCGTTCATCCTGGGTGTCCTGCCGCTGGTGGTCTCGGGCGGCGCGGGCGCCGCAGGTCGACACTCACTCGGCACCGGTGTGTTCTTCGGGATGCTGGCGGCGACCATGATCGGCGTCTTCTTCATTCCCCTCTTCTTCTTCGTGATCCAGCGGCTGACCGAGCGAAAGCATTCTGTGCCGGCCAGTGCCGCGGAGGGACGGTCATGA
- a CDS encoding type II toxin-antitoxin system RelE/ParE family toxin, whose translation MAIEVIVLDHFRDWYEELPDDEAAEVTVAIEELEEHGVRLGFPQSSAIKGTRFALRELRRQVKGRPFRILYCFDPKRQAVVILGGDQGGDDRWYDRNVPKAEQLMREYLDTLD comes from the coding sequence ATGGCGATCGAAGTGATCGTGCTGGACCACTTCCGGGATTGGTACGAGGAACTCCCGGACGACGAAGCGGCGGAAGTGACGGTGGCGATCGAGGAGCTGGAGGAGCACGGGGTGCGGCTGGGATTCCCCCAGTCGTCTGCAATCAAAGGGACACGGTTCGCACTTCGCGAGTTGCGTCGACAAGTTAAGGGGCGACCGTTTCGCATCCTGTACTGCTTCGATCCGAAGCGCCAGGCGGTCGTCATCCTAGGTGGCGACCAGGGCGGCGATGATCGGTGGTATGATCGAAACGTGCCCAAGGCGGAGCAGCTGATGCGAGAGTATCTGGACACATTGGACTGA
- a CDS encoding efflux RND transporter periplasmic adaptor subunit → MYSTHRYPIAALLLGLPLLACQAPPPPVMPPTEVTVVEAIPQTLGESIEFMGAVEAYRSVEIRAQVAGIVLERPFTEGAAVQAGQVLYRIDPLQYDAAWRSAQSRLAEAQARLTNAERNLARLTPLLADNAVARRDVDDADAELARARASADDMRAAVDRARKDLDEATVRAPIAGRVGRAHLQIGSRVTGPGDLLTTIDVIDPVYVSFRPSSAQTLAWRRDPATAKALQPGGTVEIGLTLPDGSAYPRQGRIDFVDPVVDPATGTQQYRATFTNGERLLVPGQFVRASLRGLQRANTLAVPQRAVQQVLNRQFVYTVGAGDTVHARDVRTGPLLDSLWIIEEGIAAGDRIVVDGIQKIGPGAVVKPVAAARPGA, encoded by the coding sequence ATGTACTCGACTCACCGCTACCCGATTGCTGCGCTCCTGCTCGGCTTGCCGTTGCTGGCCTGCCAGGCTCCGCCGCCGCCCGTCATGCCGCCAACCGAAGTCACCGTGGTCGAAGCCATTCCCCAAACGCTCGGCGAGTCGATCGAGTTCATGGGCGCCGTGGAGGCGTACCGGAGTGTCGAAATCCGGGCCCAGGTGGCTGGGATCGTGCTCGAGCGTCCTTTCACGGAAGGCGCCGCGGTTCAGGCCGGTCAGGTGCTCTACCGAATCGACCCGCTCCAATACGATGCCGCCTGGCGCAGCGCCCAGAGCCGGCTGGCCGAAGCCCAGGCACGGCTGACCAACGCCGAGCGCAACCTGGCGCGCCTCACGCCGCTGCTGGCCGACAACGCCGTCGCCCGGCGCGATGTCGACGACGCCGATGCCGAGCTGGCGCGAGCCCGCGCCAGCGCCGACGACATGCGCGCCGCCGTCGACCGCGCCAGGAAGGACCTCGACGAAGCCACCGTCCGAGCACCGATTGCCGGGCGGGTCGGCCGAGCCCATCTCCAGATCGGATCGCGGGTCACCGGCCCCGGCGATCTACTGACGACCATCGACGTGATCGACCCCGTGTACGTCTCCTTCCGCCCCAGCTCGGCACAAACACTTGCCTGGCGGCGCGATCCGGCCACGGCCAAGGCGCTGCAGCCCGGCGGCACCGTGGAGATCGGCCTGACCCTGCCCGACGGCTCCGCCTATCCCCGCCAGGGCCGGATCGATTTCGTCGATCCCGTCGTCGACCCGGCCACCGGAACGCAGCAATACCGCGCCACCTTCACCAACGGCGAACGGCTCCTCGTCCCGGGACAGTTCGTCCGGGCCTCGCTGCGCGGCTTACAGCGAGCCAACACCCTCGCCGTGCCCCAGCGCGCGGTCCAGCAAGTCCTCAACCGCCAGTTCGTCTATACCGTCGGCGCCGGTGATACGGTCCACGCCCGCGATGTTCGCACCGGCCCCTTGCTCGACAGCCTCTGGATCATCGAAGAGGGTATCGCCGCCGGCGATCGCATCGTCGTCGACGGGATCCAGAAGATTGGTCCTGGTGCGGTGGTCAAGCCGGTTGCGGCAGCAAGGCCTGGCGCATGA
- a CDS encoding Ig-like domain-containing protein, translating into MQWRSARVWGRAVPLLAAIAVAGCSQDGPTGPRIASLSIASPNPQTGPIGGLLPQPLTVRVVDQRQEPISGAVVTFAVTAGNGILGASSDTSDANGYAQVTFRVGSSVGAQAVAASLPGQTPVSFLINATSAPASLVQIVDGDAQSAQVGAQLEEELVARVTDAFGNPKVGVPLSFTVTSGGGTVSAATVLTDQAGLGKIRWTLGIVAGTQLVSASTGAIPPVTFSATGIPDSPSQIVVVSGGNQVGDPGTALPDSIIVRVVDRFGNGVGGVSVTWTPAQGAGTVSPGSSVTNATGRAATRWTLGGSGGPKSVQVAAGAGVSGTVTASAFIEFATISGGGRSTCAIDEGGVLYCWGFNGDGQLGIGTGPAGAGPTYAVPQSVAPVTNQTFVSLNGGRFHNCAVTFSHNAYCWGGNANGQSGQPNTRSIESPTLVSLAVPFLTISAGRVHTCGVSIGGRAYCWGDNERGQLGGNVDTVANTFVPSSTPVEVGTISGGGGGYHENYPGQNVLDFKSIATGGVHACGVNRGGTAYCWGLGREGQRGDGSNSLNRVIPNVPVLSSATFDAITAGYAHTCARTTTGTVHCWGENNAGQLGNGGNANSNIPVVAGGGLLFSSITAGYSHTCGLAAGGTAFCWGNNSRGQLGNGSTASQNLPVAVEGGLSFVNISAGDFHTCGVTAGGTAYCWGDNEYGALGDGTLAHRSVPTRVRFQR; encoded by the coding sequence ATGCAGTGGCGTTCAGCCCGTGTTTGGGGTCGCGCGGTTCCTTTGCTTGCCGCAATTGCTGTGGCAGGCTGCAGCCAGGACGGGCCCACCGGGCCACGGATTGCGAGTCTGTCGATCGCGTCCCCCAACCCGCAAACCGGACCGATCGGTGGCCTGCTGCCCCAGCCCCTGACCGTACGGGTCGTAGACCAGCGCCAGGAACCGATCTCGGGCGCCGTGGTCACCTTCGCGGTCACCGCCGGCAACGGCATCCTTGGCGCCTCGAGCGATACCAGTGACGCCAACGGATATGCCCAGGTCACCTTCCGGGTCGGCTCCTCCGTCGGCGCCCAGGCCGTGGCAGCATCGCTCCCCGGCCAGACCCCGGTCTCGTTCCTGATCAATGCGACCTCGGCGCCGGCCAGTCTGGTCCAGATCGTCGACGGCGACGCGCAGAGCGCTCAGGTTGGCGCCCAGCTCGAAGAAGAGCTGGTGGCGCGAGTCACCGATGCCTTCGGCAATCCCAAGGTCGGCGTACCGTTGTCATTTACCGTGACGAGCGGCGGCGGAACGGTATCGGCCGCCACCGTACTGACGGATCAGGCCGGTCTTGGCAAAATTCGCTGGACCCTCGGCATCGTCGCCGGAACCCAGCTCGTCAGCGCCTCGACCGGAGCGATTCCACCGGTGACCTTCAGTGCGACAGGCATTCCCGATTCGCCCTCGCAGATCGTCGTCGTGAGCGGCGGCAATCAGGTCGGCGATCCCGGCACGGCTCTGCCGGACTCGATCATCGTTCGCGTCGTCGATCGCTTCGGTAACGGAGTCGGCGGCGTGTCCGTCACTTGGACTCCGGCGCAGGGCGCCGGCACGGTCAGCCCGGGCAGCTCAGTGACCAATGCCACCGGTCGCGCCGCTACCCGGTGGACGCTCGGCGGCAGCGGAGGTCCGAAGTCGGTTCAGGTAGCGGCCGGTGCCGGCGTGAGCGGCACTGTCACCGCGAGCGCGTTCATCGAGTTTGCCACCATCTCCGGCGGCGGCCGCAGCACCTGCGCCATCGACGAGGGCGGCGTGCTCTACTGTTGGGGCTTCAACGGCGATGGCCAGCTCGGCATCGGCACCGGACCGGCTGGCGCCGGGCCGACCTATGCGGTGCCGCAGTCCGTGGCCCCAGTCACCAACCAGACCTTCGTCTCGCTCAACGGCGGCCGCTTCCACAACTGCGCGGTGACCTTCTCGCACAATGCCTACTGCTGGGGCGGCAACGCCAACGGCCAGTCGGGGCAGCCCAATACGCGCTCGATCGAGTCGCCGACGCTGGTCAGTCTCGCCGTGCCCTTCCTGACCATCTCGGCCGGTCGCGTCCACACCTGCGGCGTCTCCATCGGCGGCCGGGCCTACTGCTGGGGCGACAACGAACGCGGCCAGCTGGGCGGTAACGTCGACACGGTGGCGAACACCTTCGTACCCTCCAGCACGCCGGTCGAAGTCGGCACGATCTCGGGCGGCGGGGGCGGCTACCACGAGAACTACCCCGGCCAGAACGTGCTGGACTTCAAGTCGATCGCAACCGGCGGCGTCCATGCCTGCGGTGTGAACCGCGGCGGCACCGCATACTGCTGGGGCCTCGGCCGCGAGGGCCAGCGCGGCGACGGCAGCAACTCGCTAAACCGAGTCATTCCCAACGTACCCGTCCTGAGCTCGGCGACGTTCGACGCCATCACCGCCGGCTATGCGCACACCTGCGCCCGGACCACGACAGGCACCGTCCACTGCTGGGGTGAGAACAACGCCGGGCAGCTGGGCAATGGGGGCAACGCCAACAGCAACATTCCTGTAGTTGCCGGGGGCGGGCTGCTGTTCAGCTCGATCACGGCCGGCTACAGTCACACCTGCGGCCTGGCTGCGGGTGGTACCGCATTCTGCTGGGGCAACAACAGCCGCGGCCAGCTGGGCAACGGGTCGACGGCAAGCCAGAATCTCCCGGTCGCGGTCGAGGGAGGGCTGTCGTTCGTCAACATCTCCGCGGGCGACTTCCACACCTGCGGCGTCACGGCCGGCGGCACCGCCTATTGCTGGGGCGACAATGAGTACGGCGCCCTGGGCGACGGAACTCTGGCGCACCGCTCGGTGCCGACACGGGTTCGCTTCCAGCGATAG
- a CDS encoding TetR/AcrR family transcriptional regulator has protein sequence MPEESATSTSDASDRQPRWRRRPAERRSEIVDAAASVFGQRGYDHATLTDIAKRAGVCVGTVAHYFGSKEDLFRAALFDRLHEEFAKEEAILAGHQGSYRSLIVGLLQRMADRVRRLGTGDLLFTGLAQASTFPEAGHLLCTEVGDRWRRLFSGAIEAGIQHGEFRRLDPDRTARVLASALMGMLVAHARLSHFDPRSPTADHMVETYLDLVSHALIEPGTP, from the coding sequence TTGCCGGAAGAATCCGCAACAAGCACGAGTGACGCCTCCGACCGCCAGCCCCGATGGCGCCGACGCCCCGCCGAACGACGCAGCGAAATCGTCGATGCTGCCGCCAGTGTCTTCGGCCAGCGAGGTTACGACCACGCCACGCTGACCGACATCGCCAAACGAGCCGGCGTCTGCGTCGGCACGGTGGCACATTACTTCGGCAGCAAGGAAGACCTCTTCCGCGCCGCCCTGTTCGACCGGCTGCATGAGGAGTTCGCCAAGGAAGAGGCGATTCTCGCCGGCCACCAGGGCTCCTACCGAAGCCTGATCGTAGGGTTGCTGCAGCGCATGGCCGACCGGGTTCGGCGTCTGGGCACCGGGGATCTGCTGTTCACCGGCCTGGCCCAGGCCAGCACCTTTCCCGAGGCCGGCCACCTGCTCTGCACCGAAGTCGGCGACCGCTGGCGTCGCCTCTTCTCCGGCGCGATCGAGGCCGGGATCCAGCACGGCGAGTTCCGCCGGCTCGACCCGGATCGAACCGCACGAGTCCTCGCAAGCGCCCTGATGGGCATGCTCGTCGCCCATGCCCGCCTGTCGCACTTCGATCCGCGCAGTCCGACCGCCGACCACATGGTCGAGACCTATCTCGACCTCGTCAGCCACGCTCTCATCGAGCCCGGAACACCCTGA
- a CDS encoding efflux transporter outer membrane subunit, with the protein MIRSLRILLPLALAAGCAVGPSPQVHPAPIAPLRPAATDGVRQPLLDSLVTANLPATGPLVLTDDPAAIALQWLDVVDDPALATLVRTAVEGNLDLQAAAARVREYRALFGAARGDLLPRLDANGSYTTNQTVFGSLGAMQFDAVRISADLQWELDFWGKLRRQTQAARFDWGAREDDRQAILLSLVSDVVTAYLELRELDENVRVTEQTLLSREATLRLARQRFAQGVISELDVRQFEAELAGPAARVAEFIRLRTHKENQLSLLLGQAPQPIVRGLPLDSTVRKLTPPDSISSSLLARRPDVMRATKSWSAAAARVGVAVGNRLPRIALTGSYGTQQPDFSGLFATNGEVYAAGVNVSLPLFTGGRLLNQQRAAAARADQARIDYERTVLTALREANDALSAVRLSRQQLAAQLTQTQALRRAVALAEQRYAAGISSYLEVLDAQRGLYAAELGLVGTQRQALITTVQLYKAFGGSWQ; encoded by the coding sequence ATGATCCGCTCGCTTCGCATTCTCCTGCCGCTTGCCCTGGCGGCCGGCTGTGCGGTTGGCCCCTCGCCGCAGGTCCACCCGGCTCCGATCGCGCCGCTCCGGCCGGCCGCGACGGACGGGGTTCGGCAGCCACTGCTCGATTCACTGGTCACCGCCAACCTGCCCGCGACCGGACCGCTCGTGCTCACCGACGACCCGGCAGCGATCGCGCTGCAGTGGCTCGACGTGGTCGACGATCCGGCGCTGGCCACTCTGGTGCGCACCGCGGTCGAGGGGAACCTCGATCTGCAGGCTGCCGCAGCCCGGGTCCGGGAGTACCGGGCGCTCTTCGGCGCCGCCCGGGGCGACCTGCTTCCGCGACTCGATGCCAACGGTTCCTATACCACCAACCAAACGGTCTTCGGCTCGCTCGGTGCCATGCAGTTCGACGCCGTCCGAATCTCGGCCGACCTGCAGTGGGAGCTCGACTTCTGGGGCAAGCTGCGGCGGCAAACCCAGGCCGCTCGCTTCGACTGGGGTGCCCGAGAGGACGACCGCCAGGCGATTCTGCTCAGCCTGGTGAGCGACGTGGTCACCGCGTATCTCGAGCTTCGCGAACTGGACGAGAACGTGCGCGTCACCGAGCAGACGCTGCTCAGCCGCGAAGCGACCTTGCGCCTGGCTCGACAGCGCTTTGCCCAGGGGGTGATTTCCGAGCTCGACGTCCGGCAGTTCGAAGCCGAGCTTGCCGGCCCCGCCGCGCGGGTGGCGGAGTTCATTCGGCTGCGGACCCACAAGGAAAACCAGCTCTCACTGCTGCTCGGTCAGGCGCCCCAGCCCATCGTGCGCGGGCTGCCCCTCGATTCGACCGTGCGCAAGCTTACGCCACCGGACTCCATCTCCTCGAGCCTTCTGGCCCGCCGGCCGGACGTGATGCGCGCCACCAAGTCGTGGTCCGCAGCGGCAGCTCGGGTCGGCGTGGCGGTCGGGAACCGGTTGCCGCGCATTGCCCTGACCGGTTCGTACGGCACCCAGCAGCCGGACTTCAGCGGGCTGTTTGCCACCAACGGCGAGGTCTACGCCGCCGGCGTCAACGTGTCACTCCCGCTCTTCACCGGTGGACGTCTGCTCAATCAGCAGCGGGCTGCCGCAGCCCGGGCCGATCAGGCCCGGATCGACTACGAGCGCACCGTCCTGACCGCGCTCCGTGAGGCCAATGACGCGCTCTCGGCCGTTCGGCTCTCCCGCCAGCAGCTGGCGGCGCAGCTGACCCAGACGCAGGCGCTGCGACGGGCCGTTGCGCTGGCTGAGCAGCGCTATGCAGCGGGAATTTCGAGCTACCTCGAGGTGCTCGATGCCCAGCGCGGCCTGTATGCGGCCGAACTCGGCCTGGTCGGAACGCAGCGCCAGGCGCTGATCACGACGGTGCAGTTGTACAAGGCGTTCGGCGGCAGCTGGCAGTAG
- a CDS encoding XRE family transcriptional regulator: MAKDTKKTGRPWKEVRRTFSPEVEADIAAKVAATRASMPLAGLRQAKQYTQETLAEAMGLEQQSAVSRLEHQADMYVSTLRRYIEAMGGQLEIVARFPEGDVRIDQFEAA; encoded by the coding sequence ATGGCAAAGGACACGAAGAAGACGGGTCGGCCCTGGAAGGAAGTCCGGCGTACCTTCTCGCCAGAGGTGGAGGCCGACATCGCGGCGAAGGTTGCCGCGACGCGGGCGAGCATGCCTCTGGCTGGCCTTCGCCAAGCCAAGCAGTATACGCAGGAAACATTGGCGGAAGCGATGGGGCTCGAACAGCAGTCGGCGGTATCACGCTTGGAGCACCAGGCCGATATGTATGTCTCGACGCTCCGTCGCTACATCGAGGCGATGGGCGGGCAGTTGGAAATCGTCGCCCGCTTCCCGGAGGGGGACGTGCGGATTGATCAGTTCGAAGCTGCCTAA